From the genome of Tachysurus fulvidraco isolate hzauxx_2018 chromosome 14, HZAU_PFXX_2.0, whole genome shotgun sequence:
GTGACGTCGCGAAATTtgaatcaaaacaaaaggaTGCACGTTTCCCTGGAAACACGAATGCTAATTAACTCAATGCTAAAACTTTACGTTTTATAAATGTTAAGGTTTTGGTGAGCGCTTTTTTAACAGACGACCAAACTTTTTTTGattgcaataaaaacaaacaaaaaaaacctttattttatataacacttattttacttattttatttataatccaCGTGACCAATGAactgtttatgtttacttttattatctCGTATTAAATGTGACATAATATCACACAAATAtctaacaaaaacatgaaaggagagattttgttattattatcattattaataataatgataataataatgatgacgataataataataataataataacaacaagactactactactattaataataatgatacaacaacgataacaacaacaacaacaataataatacactactactactaacaataataataaaaactataataataacaataaccataatactactactactactactactactaataataataataatagactactactactactactactactactacaaatgataataataataataataataataataataataataataataataataataataataataatacagaatattTTGAGTCACcccagacttgctcattggggataaatacaaaaacatatttaaatatatttaatattaatcttgaattttgtattatattaatctttgtattattctttataataatataatttttgttCCGTGTTTATAGTCTGTTAAGCTGCTcagagacaatgtcaattgtaaaaagcgctatacaaaaaaaCTTGAATCGAATCGAATATTTTAGCCATAACATTTAATTGTGGTAGAACGTTACTATTCCTGTTATAGGTATCACCTCTAGGTGGCGATAACGGTAGCGAGTCGCGTTTAAACCCTTTTCTATTAAGTCACGAATAAAAACTTTTCCTTCCTGAAGCGACAGCATGGAGAGTCGGATGTTGTTGTAGAACCGATTTATTGTCAGTGAgtattttactgatttattacAACTCAATGACCTCCATCTTAAGTGTAGGCTCTTTATTATTCCTCAAACTTCCAGTAGGCTTTAAGATATGAACAAGTTAGTACTTAACACGTGACACcaaatgttattgttattaagtAAGAAATAATCTAAATATGGGCTCATTATGCAAACACTATGAAACACCTGTTAGGTGATTTGCAGTGTTCAGGATTGGGTAGTTTGTATATTCACAAAATCTTGGTAAGGAGTAAAAGTGTCATCACAtgcagacttttattttgtaaggcGTCATGGCGAGCGATCTGGACGTCGAGGCGGTGGGACACATCCTCGTGGACAGACAACAGGAGCTGCCTGCTCGTTTTCGGGCTCTGTTTACACTTCGGAACCTGGGTGGAGCTGAGGCGGTGCGATGGATCAGCGAGGCTTTCTCAGATGATTCTGTGCTCCTCAAGCACGAGCTGGCCTACTGTCTGGGGCAGATGCAGGATGAGAGAGCCATTCCTGTCCTGGAGACGGTCCTGAGAGACACCAAGCAGGAGCCTATGGTCAGGCATGAAGCAGGTGAACGCATCAGTCGTTCTTGGAGTCGATATGATCGAGCTGTGtgcatttaaaggtggggtctccgttgtttgagaaatgcctcagaaaactgcgttgggccgccaaacaaaacaaaaacaaaacaaacgtgtagccaatgagcagaaaggggcggggcttgtcaatatgcgccggagagagtgttcagtgctcatgtgtgacattagcagaaagcggttttaacatcgacatggaggataaaaacaaaggaagaaagacttacgataaggacaagaagtaggacgtattaatataggatcagctttccagcgctggagagaactgaaggagcaggaagtcggccacatattcacaggttggagtttcccgagtcaataactcctgagctaaacgctgttactacacaaataacacctcttttctatcgtagtaatgtagagaggcagctacaaccgcgttttgtgtagtaacagcgtttagctcaggagttatcgactcaggaaactccaacctgtgaatatgtggccgactttacttaagacgccgaggcgcttttttccttctcgataggtgagtaacgttggttttgctttgttacacagaactaatatatgcctttgtcctttacatgattatgcttgtgtgtcatttttgcttgtttgtttatctacaatcgtatcgttcttcccttcagctatgataaagacacatttctttccaatGGTcacctgggttatgtatgtgtgggcggagctatcgatacaggggtgggacccatttgggttaggggcgtgtttgttttggtgattttatatgtcaacattggctttcaaacaacggagaccctacctttaaggtGGTGTTTTGTTAACGGGGTGTTCGGAACAGACATGTCTTCATAGggaaaatttgaaaaataaatgtaggGGAGAAAAAACACTATACTGGTCAtgctgttgtgtgtctgtgctatGATTTCATGCTCACTTGTATGCTACACAAAGCAGTTGAATACGAACAGAACTGAAATATCTGACACACAAAACTGCATCATAAGGCGTgagtcagtgttgtgttttccCCCTCGTCTGGTTTACGGTGCAGAAATCAATGTTTTAGTGTCAGTGGGAAAGAAAgcgtgagtgtgtagtgtgggtgtgtatgcaTACTGCACCATGCTCAGGGATGGGAGTTATCAATGAACCTTTTTTGTGTGTAGGTGAAGCTTTGGGAGCCATCGGGAATCCGAAAGTGTTGGATTTACTGAAACAGTATTCTAAGGACCCGGTCATTGAGGTACGGTTATTATTATAGCATACActgaggtctgtgtgtgtgtgtgtgtgtgtgtctacatgattgtgtgtgtgtttgtgtgtgtctacctgattgtgtgtgtgtgtgtttgtgtgtgtctacatgattttttgtgtgtgtgtgtctacctgattgtgtgtgtgtgtgtgtgtgtgtgtttgcgtgtgtctacatgattgtgtgtgtgtttgcgtgtgtctacatgattgtgtgtgtgtttgcgtgtgtctacatgattgggtgtgtgtctacatgattgggtgtgtgtttgcgtgtgtctacatgattgggtgtgtgtgtgtgtgtgtgtgtgtgtctacatgattgggtgtgtgtgtgtgtgtctacatgattgggtgtgtgtgtgtgtgtgtgtctacatgattgggtgtgtgtgtgtgtgtgtgtgtgtctacatgattgtgtgtgtgtttgtgtgtgtctacctgattgtgtgtgtgtgtgtttgtgtgtgtctacatgattttttgtgtgtgtgtgtctacctgattgtgtgtgtgtgtgtgtgtgtgtttgcgtgtgtctacatgattgtgtgtgtgtttgcgtgtgtctacatgattgtgtgtgtgtttgcgtgtgtctacatgattgggtgtgtgtctacatgattgggtgtgtgtttgcatgtgtctacatgattgtgtgtgtgtgtgtgtgtgtgtgtctacatgattgggtgtgtgtgtgtgtgtctacatgattgggtgtgtgtgtgtgtgtgtgtgtgtctacatgattgggtgtgtgtgtgtgtgtgtgtctacatgattgggtgtgtgtgtgtgtgtgtgtgtgtctacatgattgggtgtgtgtgtgtgtgtctacatgattgggtgtgtgtgtgtgtctacatgattgggtgtgtgtgtgtgtgtgtgtgtgtgtctacatgattgggtgtgtgtttgtgtgtgtctacatgattgggtgtgtgtttgtgtgtgtctacatgattgggtgtgtgtttgtgtgtgtctacatgattgggtgtgtgtttgcgtgtgtctacatgattgggtgtgtgtttgcgtgtgtctacatgattgggtgtgtgtgtgtgtgtgtctacatgattgggtgtgtgtgtgtgcgtgtgtctacatgattgggtgtgtgtttgcgtgtgtctacatgattgggtgtgtgtgtgtgtctacatgattgggtgtgtgtttgcgtgtgtctacatgattgggtgtgtgtttgcgtgtgtctacatgattgggtgtgtgtttgtgtgtgtctacatgattgggtgtgtgtttgtgtgtgtctacatgattgggtgtgtgtttgtgtgtgtctacatgattgggtgtgtgtttgcgtgtgtctacatgattgggtgtgtgtttgcgtgtgtctacatgattgggtgtgtgtgggtgtgtgtttgcgtgtgtctacatgattgggtgtgtgtgtgtgtgtgtgtgtgtgtctacatgattgggtgtgtgtgtgtgtgtgtgtgtgtgtctacatgattgggtgtgtgtttgcgtgtgtctacatgattgggtgtgtgtgtgtgtgtgtctacatgattgggtgtgtgtgtctacatgattgggtgtgtgtgtgtgtgtgtgtctacatgattgggtgtgtgtttgcgtgtgtctacatgattgggtgtgtgtttgcgtgtgtctacatgattgggtgtgtgtgtgtgtgtgtctacatgattgggtgtgtgtgtctacatgattgggtgtgtgtgtgtctacatgattgggtgtgtgtgtgtctacatgattgggtgtgtgtgtgtctacatgattgggtgtgtgtgtgtctacatgattgggtgtgtgtgtgtctacatgattgggtgtgtgtgtgtctacatgattgtgtgtgtgtgtgtgtgtctacatgattgtgggtgtgtgtgtgtctacatgattgtgtgtgtctgtgtatctacatgattgtgtgtgtgtctacatgattgtgtgtgtgtctacatgattgtgtgtgtgtgtgtgtgtctacatgattgtgtgtgtgtgtgtgtgtctacatgattgggtgtgtgtgtgtgtgtgtgtgtgtctacatgattgggtgtttgcgtgtgtctacatgattgggtgtgtgtgtgtgtgtgtgtgtgtctacatgattgggtgtgtgtttgtgtgtgtctacatgattgggtgtgtgtttgtgtgtgtctacatgattgggtgtgtgtttgtgtgtgtctacatgattgggtgtgtgtttgcgtgtgtctacatgattgggtgtgtgtgtgtgtgtctacatgattgggggtgtgtgtgtgtctacatgattgggggtgtgtgtgtgtctacatgattgtgtgtgtctgtgtgtctacatgattgtgtgtgtctacatgattgtgtgtgtctacatgattgtgtgtgtgtgtgtctacatgattgtgtgtgtacctacatgattgtgtgtgtgtacaagcagGTGGCAGAGACGTGTCAGCTGGCCGTCAGGAGGTTGGAGTGGCTGATGAATGGCGGTGGTGATGTGGTGAACTCCGAGGGAGCAGACAGTAACCCTTACAGCTCGGTGGATCCGGCTCCTCCAGCACAGAGGAAGAGCGTCTCTGAGCTCAGGACACAGCTGCTGGATGAGAGCCTGCCTCTGTTTGAGCGCTACAGGGCCATGTTCGCTCTCAGGAACCTCAGCAGCGAGGAGGCCGTGCTTGCTCTGGGAGACGGTGAGGGGGCGGGGACTCGGGGGACTCGGGGCTCTTTTAACTGCCTAAATATATTTGCGAGAACACGAGCGAGAGAAAAGACGGACGTGACCTTTGTTTGTAGGTTTTCtttagatgaaaaaaataaagataaagattttttttcctccatctgTGATCTCCAGGTCTGCAGTGCAGCAGCGCTTTATTCCGTCATGAGATCGGTTACGTGTTGGGGCAGATGCAGCATGCGGCGAGTATCCCTCACCTGCGCGCCGCTCTGGAGAACGAAGCCGAGAACGCCATGGTGAGGCACGAGTGCGCCGAGGCGCTGGGATCCATCGGTCAGGACGCGTGTCTGCCCGTCCTACAGCGCTACCGGCAGGACCGTGAGCGTGTGGTGAAGGAGAGCTGCGAGGTGGCACTGGACATGCTGGAGTACGAGAAGAGCGGCCAGTTTCAGTACGCAGACGGTCTCCTCCGAATAAACACTGCCGCTCAGTGACGCTGAAACGAATCCTGATGACTGACATGACTTCCACGTCACAGCGTGAGCGCTTCGACATGAGATCAGCTTTTCCACAGGAAATAAACTCAGATTAGTtcatttaaatctgtaaaacCAGAATCTCAACATGTTTCACTTGAcgtgcttttttttaacatgtaaagCAACATTGGCCGCAAAGACGAGACCAGCGCTGTGTGTGAGACGATTAAGAATAAACCAGTGAACAAGAAGGTTTTCCTCCACAACTTTATGCAATTCTTTAAACCGctgtatttcatttgtttatttcttctatTTCTCCTGTTATAAATAGAAAACCTGAAGTATGTAACGTCACTTGGGacaaaaaactaataataatcttgtcCTTGCGTATTTCCTGAACATTCTGATCACACGGCGATCAAACGGAAAGCGTTATTCCTCGGTATAAAGTACatctaatctgattggttggtGGATTTGTTTGTTGTGGATGTGCTTCCTGTCATCAAAATAAATTCGAACAACTGCTGCTTCTGTCTTTAAGCTCCTAAAGGAACAGAGACGATCCTGAAGTGTCCTAAACAAATTTGTGTGACGTGATTTGTCttggtgaaagaaaaaaaaagacctgaaaCATCAAACTCAATTTTTTATTAGTCAGAACGATAATCCATAATATATTatggaaaaataaagcaaattacAACACAATTAATATAGAGATGGCACAATGTCACCTTTTCTTTTCCACTATTGAAAAGTTACTcgtttaatatttttctgtaaacTATTCTGCGTGAATGCTATGAGGGAgttcatgttttaaaaaaacaattaatacaaCGCTAAAAACACAACATGCGTAAAACCGCAGCTctgttttttcatttaaactcgGTTTGTTTCCCAAATCCGATTCAAAGCTCGTCTGTTTGCCGCTGAATCGGGTCAAATgcgttcattttttttgttgccgTAACTCTTCTatctttaaatacaaaaattgtgtttgtattttctgtGACGTTTTTTTCCACGTAACCAAATAAACGGTAACGTTGCAAACATCCCATCTGTTTCACACTGGGCAGTGTTTCACTGTGGCCATCAACTTCAGccatataaattaattaattaaaaaataaataactaataaaatttgaatcttggtcatttttattctatatttttattatatttctgtaaagctgcttcaaaACAATGTTCATTGCTAAACGTGCTATACaactaaaatgtattaataataatagtattttgtTGTTTATCGAAGTTTTGACTCGCTAAAGCCTCTTAGGCTTTCCGACGAAATGTGCTCACGCAACTGAAAGGTGCTTACGCTCCTGATGATCTGAGATTGTTTTCTCGAGCAGGAGGATAAAGCCTAGCTTATCCTTCACAGCCGGAGGGCCGTCTCACCCGCCACGATTTATAAGATTCAATAATCTGAAAATGGGTAACTAGctaaaaatacagtttattcCAACATTATTTAACGCACTTTATCATCCGAAGGAGGCGTAGCGTTATTCTCTTATTTCCACTCAAACCAGGTTAAAGTCCAAAATATCTCAAGGTACTAATATTTCCTTTAACCATAAGCCAAgataagatttttttcctcaatacTCAGCGTGTCCTGAGCTGAACCTGGGCTTAAAATCATAAGCACTAGAAAGGAATTAAGTTCTACAAGAAGCTGCAGAGACCCTAAAACCCTCACAGAAACCGGATCCGAAGCTCAGACTCGACCGAACCTGGACGAAACATGCTGCACCCTATTATGATCGCTATTATATTCATCAACACTTCCATTACTGTGGTTTACTGGACCTACATCCTGACACAAGCCTTCTGCACCAAGACCGAGGACGAGGATGAGCCGGAGTAAAAGGACGGTCCGAGCGAGAGCCGAGTAGAGTTTAGAGtagatgtttttctttctttctttatttctttatttatttatttatttttcccaagCCATCATCAGAGATTCAGTTTCAGGTAGCTTCAAAATGCTTAACTAAAGCCATCTGCTTTAAATCAGCAAACACACCACAATATTGCCTAAGCTTtatttccctctctttctcaggGTATTATGGCTTATTTTGGAGGCACAGATTAAACTGCACAGATTGGGTTCTGCACTTTTACTCACAGACGCTGTTTGTTGTCTCTGATCACATTCAGTGTGCTGACAGATTGTAGAAAACCTCTCCGTTTTGTCCAGACACCGTCCGTCCACAGGATCTCCTCAAAgcgtaaaaaaacaaaacaaaacccaaccagaaaaaaactgtaaaaggtAAGATGTTGACTTCTAGtcttattttctttcatagTCATACAATCTAATTTAATTTCAGAAGGAGTAATGAACAATGACATCATACCATCATTTCTAGACGTTAGAACTGGACTTACTTCTTCCTAGAAATCAATGCTTGAAAAGATCTatgatatattaataaatatgtatttatgtcttagttattttatgtttgtataaaaacaagagaaatattAGTTGTAAAGTCCAATATTTGAGATATTTGAGAAACAATGATATAATCTTAATTCTTTCATTAATCAGCAGATCTTTTTCCATAATCATTTGACTCATTTTTCACTAGCAgtctcatcctcatcatcactgCATGATTCCATCCTTTTTGTCGTAATCTCCACAATTCATCACATCTCACTCCTCATAGTCAGAAGGATCTGTTTTTGTTGAGGTGAAATTGCATCACACTgcactaaagtacactacactacactacactacagtacactacactacactacactacagtacactacactacagtacactacactacactacagtacactacactacactacactaaagtacagtacactacactacagtacactacactacagtacactacagtacactacactacactacactacactacagtacactacactacagtacactacactacactacactacagtacactacactacactacagtacactacactacactacactacactacagtacactacactacagtacactacactacactacactacagtacactacactacactacagtacactacactacactacactacagtacactacactacactacactacagtacactacactacactacagtacactacactacactacactacactacagtacactacactacactacactacactacactacactacagtacactacactacactacagtacactacactacactacactacactacagtacactacactacagtacactacactacactaaagtacactacattaaagtacagtacactacactacagtacactacactacactacactacactacagtacactacactacagtacactacactacactaaagtacactacactacagtacagtacactacactacagtacactacagtacactacactacagtacactacagtacactacactaaagtacactacactacactacactacagtacactacagtgcactacactacagtacactacagtacactacactaaagtacactacagtacactacactacagtacactacagtacactacagtacactacactaaagtacactacagtacactacactacagtacactacagtacactacagtacactacactacactaaagtacactacactacactacagtacactacactacactacactacagtacactacactacactacactacactaaagtacagtacactacactacagtacactacactacagtacactacagtacactacactacagtacactacactacactacactaaagtacagtacactacactacagtacactacactacagtacactacactacagtacactacagtacactacactacagtacactacagtacactacactacagtacactacactacagtacactacagtacactacagtacactacactacagtacactacactacactacagtacactacagtacactacactacagtacactacactacactacactacagtacactacactacagtacactacactacactaaagtacagtacactacactacagtacactacactacactacactacactacagtacactacactaaagtacactacactacagtacagtacactacactacagtacactacagtacactacactacagtacactacagtacactacactaaagtacactacactacactacactacactacactacagtacactacagtgcactacactacagtacactacagtacactacactaaagtacactacactacactacactacactacactacagtacactacagtgcactacactacagtacactacagtacactacactacactacactaaagtacagtacactacactacagtacactacagtacactacactacagtacactacactacactacactacactacagtacactacactacagtacactacactacactacactacagtacactacactacactacagtacactacactacactacactacactacagtacactacactacagtacactacactacactaaagtacactacattaaagtacagtacactacactacagtacactacactacactacactacactacagtacactacactacagtacactacactacactaaagtacactacactacagtacagtacactacactacagtacactacagtacactacactacagtacactacagtgcactacactacagtacactacagtacactacactaaagtacactacagtacactacactacagtacactacagtacactacactaaagtacactacagtacactacactacagtacactacagtacactacagtacactacactacactaaagtacactacactacactacagtacactacactacactacagtacactacactacactacactacactaaagtacagtacactacactacagtacactacactacagtacactacagtacactacactacagtacactacactacactacactaaagtacagtacactacactacagtacactacactacagtacactacagtacactacactacagt
Proteins encoded in this window:
- the dohh gene encoding deoxyhypusine hydroxylase, whose translation is MASDLDVEAVGHILVDRQQELPARFRALFTLRNLGGAEAVRWISEAFSDDSVLLKHELAYCLGQMQDERAIPVLETVLRDTKQEPMVRHEAGEALGAIGNPKVLDLLKQYSKDPVIEVAETCQLAVRRLEWLMNGGGDVVNSEGADSNPYSSVDPAPPAQRKSVSELRTQLLDESLPLFERYRAMFALRNLSSEEAVLALGDGLQCSSALFRHEIGYVLGQMQHAASIPHLRAALENEAENAMVRHECAEALGSIGQDACLPVLQRYRQDRERVVKESCEVALDMLEYEKSGQFQYADGLLRINTAAQ